One Camelina sativa cultivar DH55 chromosome 3, Cs, whole genome shotgun sequence genomic window carries:
- the LOC109125095 gene encoding nitrile-specifier protein 2-like, protein MLFSMIVVEQKSNEPGPRCSHAIAMVGDKMYSFGGELTPNFHIDQHLYVFDLKTHTWSLAPPNDDFPDLPCLGVCMVAIGTNLYVFGGGDGHRNYSGFYSYDTVKSEWKLITHVDKGPAPRSFHGMATDNKNVYVFGGVSTTARVNTLHAYSIVDQKWIQLPNPGEFCKVRGGPRLAVVHGKIWVVYGFNGDELDDVHCYDSVEGKWTKVETIGEKPWGRSVFSIAVLGKYIVISGGEVDMDPKAHLGPGKLTSGTFVLNTENLTWEKLEEGQKQNFIRHIYLVTASLSLSAHISLHHISMLLSSQGN, encoded by the exons ATGTTATTTAGTATGATTGTT GTGGAGCAAAAGTCAAATGAACCTGGACCAAGATGCTCGCACGCTATAGCAATGGTTGGAGACAAAATGTACTCTTTTGGAGGAGAGTTAACGCCAAATTTCCACATCGATCAACATTTATACGTCTTCGATTTAAAGACTCACACATGGTCACTTGCTCCTCCTAATGACGACTTTCCTGACCTCCCTTGCTTAGGCGTTTGCATGGTGGCCATCGGCACTAACCTCTACGtctttggtggtggtgatggcCACCGTAATTACAGCGGTTTCTACTCTTACGACACAGTTAAAAGCGAGTGGAAACTCATAACTCACGTTGATAAAGGACCAGCACCCCGTAGCTTCCACGGAATGGCTACTGATAACAAGAATGTCTATGTCTTTGGTGGAGTGAGTACTACAGCACGGGTCAATACACTTCATGCTTATAGCATTGTTGATCAAAAATGGATTCAGCTTCCGAATCCTGGAGAGTTTTGCAAAGTGAGAGGAGGACCAAGGCTCGCAGTTGTGCACGGAAAGATTTGGGTTGTGTATGGATTTAACGGGGATGAACTGGATGATGTTCATTGCTATGACTCTGTTGAAGGTAAGTGGACTAAAGTGGAAACAATTGGTGAAAAGCCATGGGGGAGGAGCGTATTTTCGATAGCAGTTTTGGggaaatatattgttatatctGGAGGTGAGGTTGATATGGACCCAAAGGCTCATTTGGGACCGGGGAAATTGACCAGTGGGACTTTCGTGTTGAACACGGAAAATTTGACGTGGGAGAAGCTGGAAGAAggtcaaaaacaaaactttataagGCACATATATCTGGTAACTGCTTCATTGAGCTTATCGGCACATATATCTCTGCATCATATTAGCATGCTTTTGTCTTCACAAGGCAATTAG